DNA sequence from the Methanothermobacter sp. genome:
CTTGTTTCTAGTAATATTTAAATATTGGGGTGGGATAAATCTAGTATAAAATAAAAAGGGATCTTCATGAGATGCGAGATTTGCGGCAAAAAGATTGTTGGAAAACCTGTGAAGACCAAAATCGACAGTTCAGTGATGGATGTATGCAGGGAATGCTCTAAGTTCGGTAAGATCATCAGGGAACCCCCCAAACCCAAAACCCATAAAGCAGGTGTCAGGAGAGCTCCCAGGAGGTCAAGGAGACCAATGGAAACCCTTTATGAGGTTGTTGAGGATTACGGTGAGATCATAAGGGCTAAGAGAGAGTCCAGGGGATGGTCAAGGGAGGATCTCGCTGAGAGGATCAATGAGAAGGTCTCAGTCATAAACAGGATTGAATCTGAGAGAATGGAACCCGACATCAAACTTGCAAGGAAACTCGAGAAGCTCCTTAAAATAAAGATCCTGGAGAAATTCGATGCCGGCGAAGAGGAAAAGATTGAGAGTGGAGGGTTCCGTGGAGCCACCATAGGTGATATAGCAAGAATAAAAAGGGGTTAAACCCTCCGATTCCCCCCCCCTAAACACTCACTTCTTTTTATATGGGAGTTAAACCCTCCGATTCCCCCCCCTAAACACTCACTTCTTTTTATATGAATAATAGCCCTTGAGGACCTTCAGAGTGCCAAACATTTCCCTGAGGTCCTCATATTCATCATATTCGCTGCTCACAACAATTATGTGGGCCGGTGGGTGTATCCTCCTCACAGCCATTATGGTCTCTGTATCACCCTCCTCGACCTCAACTGCAGCTGCAACCGTGGACCTGGTCCGGAGGTTACCTCCAAGAATGGATGCTGCCATTTTATCTGCGGTTTCATGTTTCATTATGCGGGGCCTGCCCCTGACCCTCAGGCCAGCATGTCTTTCAAGATCCGCGAGGGCATTCAGGATCTTATCCCTGCTATCAGCCCTTAAGATTATTAGAGACACATTAACCACTTCTTTTAAGGATTCAACCCCTTCTGAATGAACTTATCAGGCTGCTCCTGAAGAGTACCAGGAGTACCATTACAAATCCCAGGGCGGTCTGTATGTTGCCCAGGAGATCCAGGAGATCTGAACTCACAGGCAGCTCCATGGGGGGTGCTGTTCGATCGTCTGGTAGTGGTGTGTAGTAGACACCAACCGCCCTTGAACTTGGTTTGACGTTTATGTCCTTGGGTTCAACATAGTTCACACCCACAAGGAATCCGTTCTTTATTGCCCTGTTTATGGATCTTGCTATGGCCTCTGCACTGTAACCATTCTTTCTGACCGATGCCCTCACAATCTCCTGGGTGGTCTGCACAACACCTGCCTCCTCTGTTCCGTACACCGAAACTGAAACAGAGCCGTTTGTCACTGTTATGGCGTCCTTAAGGGCGTCGTATGCGTAGATGACCTTGAGTTTACTTCC
Encoded proteins:
- a CDS encoding multiprotein bridging factor aMBF1, translated to MRCEICGKKIVGKPVKTKIDSSVMDVCRECSKFGKIIREPPKPKTHKAGVRRAPRRSRRPMETLYEVVEDYGEIIRAKRESRGWSREDLAERINEKVSVINRIESERMEPDIKLARKLEKLLKIKILEKFDAGEEEKIESGGFRGATIGDIARIKRG
- a CDS encoding DUF356 domain-containing protein; the encoded protein is MSLIILRADSRDKILNALADLERHAGLRVRGRPRIMKHETADKMAASILGGNLRTRSTVAAAVEVEEGDTETIMAVRRIHPPAHIIVVSSEYDEYEDLREMFGTLKVLKGYYSYKKK